The Panthera tigris isolate Pti1 chromosome F3, P.tigris_Pti1_mat1.1, whole genome shotgun sequence genome includes a window with the following:
- the METTL13 gene encoding eEF1A lysine and N-terminal methyltransferase, protein MNLLPKSSKEFGSVDYWEKFFQQRGKKAFEWYGTYLELCGVLHKYIKPREKVLVIGCGNSELSEQLYDVGYQDIVNIDISEVVIKQMKERNASRRPQMSFLKMDMTQMEFADASFQVVLDKGTLDAVLTDEEEKTLQQVDRMLAEVGRVLQVGGRYLCISLAQAHVLKKAVGHFSREGWMVRVHQVASSQDQVLEAEPRFSLPVFAFIMTKFRPGPGSALQIFELCAQEQGKPVRLESAERLAEAVRERQQYAWLCGQLYRKAGLGSVSLDLCDGDTGEPRYTLHVVDSPAVKPSRDNHFAIFIIPQGRETEWLFGMEEGRKQLAASAGFRRLITVALHRGQQYEGMDSIQAELSARVLELAPAGMPTQQQVPFLSVGGDIGVRTVQHQACSPLSGNYVVEDVQGDDKRYFRRLIFLSNRNVVQSEARLLKDVSHRAQKKRKKDRKKQRPADTPEDLPAAPGQSIDKSYLCCEHHKAMIAGLALLRSPELLLETPLALLVVGLGGGSLPLFVHDHFPKSCIDAVEIDPSMLEVATQWFGFSQSDRMKVHIADGLDYITSLAGREVRPHYSVIMFDVDSKDPTLGMSCPPPAFVDQPFLQKVKSILTPEGVFILNLVCRDLGLKDSVLTGLKAVFPLLYVRRIEGEVNEILFCQLHPEQKLSTPELLEMAQALEQTLRKPGRGWDDTYILSEMLKTVKIV, encoded by the exons ATGAACCTCTTACCTAAGAGCTCCAAGGAGTTTGGCTCCGTGGACTATTGGGAGAAGTTCTTCCAGCAGCGAGGAAAGAAAGCTTTCGAGTGGTACGGAACCTACCTGGAACTGTGCGGCGTGCTGCACAAATACATCAAACCCAGGGAAAAG GTGCTGGTGATTGGGTGCGGTAACTCAGAGCTAAGCGAACAGCTGTATGATGTGGGCTATCAGGATATAGTGAACATTGACATCAGTGAGGTGGTCATCAAGCAGATGAAGGAACGCAATGCCAGCCGCCGGCCCCAGATGAGCTTCTTGAAGATGGACATGACCCAGATGGAGTTTGCCGACGCTTCGTTCCAGGTGGTGTTGGACAAGGGCACCCTGGACGCTGTGCTGACAGATGAGGAGGAGAAGACCCTGCAACAAGTGGACAGGATGCTGGCTGAGGTTGGCCGTGTCCTGCAGGTGGGCGGTCGCTACCTCTGCATCTCCCTGGCTCAGGCTCACGTCCTGAAGAAAGCAGTGGGTCACTTCTCTCGGGAGGGGTGGATGGTGAGGGTGCACCAGGTGGCCAGCAGCCAGGACCAGGTGTTGGAAGCAGAGCCTCGGTTCTCCCTGCCTGTGTTTGCCTTCATCATGACCAAGTTCAGGCCGggccctggctctgcccttcagatctttgagctctgtgctcagGAGCAGGGCAAGCCTGTGCGGCTGGAGAGTGCCGAGCGGCTGGCCGAGGCGGTGCGGGAGCGGCAGCAGTATGCCTGGCTGTGCGGCCAGCTGTACCGCAAGGCCGGGCTGGGGAGTGTCTCTCTGGACTTGTGCGATGGGGACACAGGGGAGCCACGCTACACCCTCCACGTGGTGGACAGCCCCGCTGTGAAACCATCGCGGGACaatcattttgccattttcatcA TCCCCCAGGGTCGCGAGACCGAGTGGCTCTTTGGCATGGAGGAGGGTCGGAAGCAGCTGGCAGCCAGCGCAGGCTTCAGGAGGCTGATCACAGTGGCCCTTCACCGAGGTCAGCAGTACGAAGGCATGGACAGCATCCAGGCCGAGCTGTCAGCCAGAGTCCTGGAGCTGGCCCCTGCCGGGATGCCCACCCAGCAGCAG GTGCCCTTTCTGTCTGTGGGTGGGGACATTGGGGTCCGGACCGTTCAGCACCAAGCCTGCAGTCCCTTGAGTGGCAACTATGTCGTCGAGGACGTGCAGGGGGATGACAAGCGCTACTTCCGGCGGCTGATCTTCCTCAGCAACAGGAATGTGGTGCAGTCAGAAGCTAGGTTGCTGAAGGATGTGTCCCACAGAG CCCAGAAGAAACGGAAAAAGGACAGGAAGAAGCAGCGGCCCGCTGACACTCCGGAGGACCTCCCTGCAGCCCCGGGGCAATCCATTGACAAGAGTTACTTGTGCTGTGAACACCACAAAGCAATGATTGCTGGCCTTGCCCTGCTGAGAAGCCCGGAGCTGCTCCTAG AGACCCCACTGGCATTGTTGGTGGTAGGCCTGGGCGGGGGCAGCCTCCCTCTGTTTGTCCACGATCATTTCCCGAAGTCCTGCATTGATGCTGTGGAGATCGACCCCTCCATGTTGGAAGTGGCCACCCAATGGTTTGGCTTCTCCCAGAGCGACCGGATGAAGGTCCACATTGCAGATGGCCTGGACTATATTACCAGCCTGGCGGGAAGAGAAG TGCGGCCCCACTACAGCGTCATCATGTTTGACGTAGACAGTAAGGACCCGACACTGGGGATGAGTTGTCCGCCGCCGGCTTTTGTGGACCAGCCTTTCCTGCAGAAGGTCAAAAGCATCTTGACTCCTGAAG GTGTCTTTATCCTCAACCTTGTGTGCCGAGACTTGGGGCTGAAGGACTCAGTGCTGACCGGGCTCAAGGCCGTGTTCCCTCTCCTGTATGTCCGGCGAATTGAAGGTGAAGTAAACGAGATCCTGTTCTGTCAGCTGCACCCGGAGCAGAAACTTTCCACGCCAGAGCTCTTGGAAATGGCCCAGGCCTTGGAGCAGACCCTGCGGAagcctgggagggggtgggatgaCACCTACATACTGTCAGAGATGCTCAAGACCGTGAAGATCGTGTGA